Proteins encoded within one genomic window of Fusobacterium simiae:
- a CDS encoding ABC transporter substrate-binding protein, which translates to MKKIKYLLSVIFAIFMLIACGEKKEEAKTEAPVELKKVDFLLDWVPNTNHTGLYVAKEKGYFTEEGIDLDIKQPANESTSDLVINNKAPMGVYFQDYMSSKLAKGAPITAVAAIIENNTSGIITNKKLNINSPKELEGHKYGTWDIPIELSMLKFIMEKDGGDFSKVELVPNTDDNSITPLSNGVFDAAPVYYAWDKIMGDSLGIETNFFYYKDYAPELNFYSPIIIANNDYLKENPDEAKKILRAIKKGYQYAMEHPEEAAEILIKYAPELENKKAMIIESQKYLATQYASDKDKWGYIDPARWNAFYNWLNEKGLTKNPIPENTGFSNDYLE; encoded by the coding sequence ATGAAAAAAATTAAGTATTTATTGTCTGTAATTTTTGCAATTTTTATGTTAATTGCCTGTGGAGAAAAAAAGGAAGAAGCTAAAACAGAAGCTCCTGTTGAATTAAAAAAAGTTGATTTCTTATTGGATTGGGTACCTAACACTAATCACACTGGACTTTATGTTGCTAAGGAAAAAGGCTACTTTACAGAAGAGGGAATAGATTTAGATATTAAACAACCTGCTAATGAAAGTACATCTGATTTAGTTATCAACAATAAAGCACCTATGGGAGTCTATTTTCAAGATTATATGTCATCTAAATTAGCAAAGGGAGCTCCTATAACTGCTGTTGCTGCAATTATTGAAAATAATACTTCTGGAATAATAACTAATAAAAAATTAAATATCAATAGCCCAAAAGAATTAGAAGGACATAAATATGGTACTTGGGATATTCCAATAGAACTAAGTATGTTAAAATTTATTATGGAAAAAGATGGTGGAGATTTCTCTAAGGTTGAACTTGTTCCTAATACTGATGACAATTCAATAACTCCTCTTTCAAATGGAGTTTTTGATGCTGCACCTGTTTATTATGCTTGGGATAAAATTATGGGAGATAGTTTAGGAATTGAAACTAATTTCTTCTATTATAAAGATTATGCTCCTGAATTAAATTTCTATTCACCAATTATTATTGCTAATAATGACTATTTAAAAGAAAATCCTGATGAAGCTAAAAAAATATTGAGAGCTATAAAAAAAGGTTATCAATATGCTATGGAACACCCAGAAGAAGCTGCTGAAATTTTAATAAAATATGCTCCTGAACTTGAAAATAAAAAAGCTATGATTATAGAATCTCAAAAATATTTAGCCACTCAATATGCTAGTGATAAAGATAAATGGGGATATATAGACCCAGCTCGTTGGAATGCTTTTTATAATTGGTTAAATGAAAAGGGATTGACTAAAAATCCTATTCCTGAAAATACAGGTTTCTCAAATGATTATTTAGAATAA
- a CDS encoding ABC transporter ATP-binding protein codes for MKNILEVKNLSYSFGNNPILKDINIHVNENEMVAIVGSSGVGKSTLFNVIAGVLKKQTGEISINGSNDYIGKVAYMLQKDLLFEHKTIINNVILPLIIAKVNKKEALEEGNKILKQFNLDKYANKYPKQLSGGMRQRVALIRTYMFKRNIFLLDEAFSALDAITKKELHKWYLDLKREFNLTTLLITHDIEEAVFLSDRIYILGNKPGEIIGEIKIEFNPNEDIDVKRLFYKKQILNIMNIE; via the coding sequence ATGAAAAATATTTTAGAGGTTAAAAATTTATCATATTCTTTTGGAAACAATCCTATTCTAAAAGATATAAATATTCATGTCAATGAAAATGAAATGGTTGCCATTGTTGGTAGTAGTGGAGTTGGAAAATCTACTCTTTTTAATGTGATTGCTGGTGTTTTAAAAAAACAGACAGGAGAAATCTCTATAAATGGTAGTAATGATTATATAGGAAAAGTTGCATATATGTTGCAAAAAGATTTACTTTTTGAACATAAAACTATAATCAATAATGTAATTTTACCTTTAATTATAGCAAAAGTTAATAAGAAAGAAGCTCTTGAAGAAGGAAATAAAATTTTAAAACAATTCAATTTGGATAAATATGCTAATAAGTATCCTAAACAATTAAGTGGAGGAATGAGGCAAAGGGTAGCACTTATCAGAACTTATATGTTCAAAAGAAATATTTTCCTTTTAGATGAGGCTTTTTCTGCTCTTGATGCTATTACAAAAAAAGAATTACATAAATGGTATCTTGATTTAAAAAGAGAATTTAATCTAACAACTTTACTGATAACTCATGATATTGAAGAAGCAGTATTTTTAAGTGATAGAATTTATATTTTAGGAAATAAACCAGGGGAAATTATTGGAGAAATTAAGATTGAATTTAATCCTAATGAAGATATTGATGTTAAAAGATTATTTTATAAGAAACAAATTTTAAATATTATGAATATTGAATAA
- a CDS encoding immunity protein Imm33 domain-containing protein — protein MKKYIENAGSCIITKSLMNGETKLRWLFREEPINNIDTGWIAFGDKDNDDYINDSNNLVIVDLNTLVNIEPTVLNVYEMPVGTDLIFINENGEKYFINSKTNEQIREKVKSPFMVAFEKNLEFLKKNEYSKDTIEKLFTKSDKITLFTAGEVDFPTGEIIIADPFYYLHSEKYRQILNRTIPIGKYEVELAICDSKTLYKKVIGAKLKVKNDKVVRYEFTMPKGYTIENSNILNGFGIDAGLASFCDAFVAEEYTKFWYDWQKNNPNKNYYNDYFNKFFEESYKKYPEIQTHDRNFIYWEIPKTHHKIVMFETGFGDGYYMSLWGLNEKDEVCELVIPFINPELID, from the coding sequence ATGAAAAAATATATTGAAAATGCAGGTTCTTGTATTATAACAAAATCCTTAATGAATGGAGAAACTAAATTAAGATGGTTATTTCGTGAAGAACCTATTAATAATATTGACACTGGTTGGATAGCTTTTGGTGATAAGGATAATGATGACTATATAAATGATTCCAATAATCTTGTTATTGTTGATTTAAACACTTTAGTAAATATAGAACCTACTGTTTTAAATGTTTATGAAATGCCAGTAGGAACTGATTTAATTTTTATAAATGAGAATGGAGAAAAATATTTTATCAATTCAAAAACTAATGAGCAAATAAGAGAAAAAGTAAAATCTCCTTTTATGGTAGCTTTTGAAAAAAACTTAGAGTTTTTAAAGAAAAATGAATATTCAAAAGACACTATAGAAAAACTTTTTACAAAATCTGATAAAATAACTTTATTTACTGCTGGAGAGGTTGATTTTCCAACAGGAGAAATAATTATTGCTGACCCATTTTATTATTTACATAGTGAAAAATACAGACAAATTCTTAATAGAACTATCCCAATAGGAAAATATGAAGTTGAACTTGCAATTTGTGATTCAAAAACTCTATATAAAAAAGTAATTGGAGCAAAATTAAAAGTAAAAAATGATAAGGTTGTTCGTTATGAGTTTACTATGCCAAAAGGATACACAATAGAAAATTCTAATATTTTAAATGGCTTTGGTATAGATGCAGGATTAGCAAGTTTTTGTGATGCTTTTGTTGCAGAAGAATATACTAAATTTTGGTATGATTGGCAAAAAAATAATCCTAATAAAAATTATTATAATGATTATTTTAATAAATTTTTTGAAGAAAGCTATAAAAAATATCCTGAAATACAAACACACGATAGGAATTTTATATACTGGGAAATTCCTAAAACACATCATAAAATTGTAATGTTTGAAACTGGATTTGGAGATGGTTATTATATGAGTTTATGGGGACTTAATGAAAAAGATGAAGTTTGTGAATTAGTTATACCTTTTATTAATCCTGAACTTATAGACTAA
- a CDS encoding DeoR/GlpR family DNA-binding transcription regulator, which translates to MLSMERYQYIIRYLEENGNSTRKELAELLNVTTMTIGRDFKKLEEKGLLIQTHGGATLPGFLMEERKYERKKEEHTEIKRKIAKKIFQKIHSNMTIILDAGTTTYELANLLSNSSLKNICVITNDLYIALELYQKEEIKVLLLGGEVSSETGSTATIFSLQQIEGYNADIAFLGVSSISESFDLTVPTEVKAFLKRTMMKISKETVLLVDSSKFQKKKLYKFANLKNFDYIVTDYTFSKEEIEKYHFKKKIITIK; encoded by the coding sequence ATGCTATCAATGGAGCGTTATCAATATATTATTCGTTATTTAGAAGAGAACGGAAATTCCACTCGTAAAGAATTAGCAGAGCTCTTAAATGTAACAACTATGACAATTGGTAGAGACTTTAAAAAACTTGAAGAAAAGGGGTTATTAATTCAAACACATGGTGGAGCAACTCTTCCTGGATTTTTAATGGAAGAAAGAAAATATGAAAGAAAAAAAGAAGAACATACAGAAATTAAACGAAAAATTGCTAAAAAAATTTTTCAAAAAATTCATTCTAATATGACAATTATTTTAGATGCTGGAACAACTACTTATGAATTAGCTAATCTTTTATCTAATTCTTCTTTAAAAAATATTTGTGTAATAACAAATGATTTATATATTGCTTTAGAATTATATCAAAAAGAAGAAATTAAAGTTCTTTTATTAGGAGGAGAAGTCTCTTCTGAAACTGGTTCTACTGCTACTATATTTTCACTTCAACAAATTGAAGGATATAATGCAGATATTGCATTCTTAGGTGTATCATCAATCTCAGAATCCTTTGATTTAACTGTTCCAACAGAAGTAAAGGCTTTTTTAAAAAGAACTATGATGAAAATTAGTAAAGAAACTGTTTTATTAGTAGATAGTAGTAAATTTCAAAAGAAAAAATTATATAAGTTTGCAAATTTAAAAAATTTCGACTATATTGTTACAGATTACACTTTTTCAAAAGAAGAAATAGAGAAATATCATTTCAAAAAAAAGATAATAACTATCAAATAA